One Fibrobacter sp. UWH6 genomic window carries:
- a CDS encoding AMP-binding protein — MILNNFLSRVDYNSYEDLHENFKISIPDNFNFAYDVVDEYAKNEPKREALVWCDDNDESHIFTFKDLSRASQRTANFLKEQGIKKGDRVMLILRRRYEFWFFIIALHRIGAIVIPATNMLSAHDLEYRFDAAEIKMVVSYDEPSLQKEVETAKSKCSSVEKLVTIGQARQGWISFYDDYEIMSPEFPRPVGEEATKNDDIMLVYFTSGTSSNPKMVAHTFTYPLGHINTARFWQHVVDGGRHLSIAETGWAKAMWGKIYGQWIAGSAVFVYDMKVFIPGKMLEKMAEYKITTFCAPPTAYRYLLQQDLSKYDLSSLTYCVTAGEALSSDIFNRWLEKTGHKLREGYGQTESTLITGNYEWMEAKPGSMGRPSPGYNLDIINPDGTSCGVEEVGEIIIRIDGGKPFGLFGGYYRDPERTEKVFEGGVYHTGDTAWKDKDGYFWFVGRTDDLIKTSGYRVSPFEVEEVLHQHPAVMEVAVTGVEDAARGQAVKATIVLHKGYEASKELAKEIQLFTKKVAAAYKSPRYIDFVSELPKTISGKIRRATIRDNDKEKATTEAKSEANGAEK, encoded by the coding sequence ATGATTTTAAACAATTTTTTAAGTCGAGTTGACTACAATTCCTATGAAGATCTCCACGAGAACTTCAAGATTTCTATCCCCGACAATTTCAACTTCGCTTACGACGTCGTAGACGAGTACGCAAAGAACGAACCTAAACGCGAAGCCCTGGTATGGTGCGACGATAACGACGAAAGTCATATCTTCACCTTCAAGGACCTTTCCCGTGCCTCCCAGCGTACAGCAAACTTCCTGAAGGAACAGGGAATCAAGAAGGGCGACCGCGTGATGCTTATCCTCCGCCGTCGCTATGAATTCTGGTTCTTCATCATAGCCCTTCACCGCATTGGCGCCATCGTCATCCCCGCCACCAACATGCTTTCCGCCCACGATCTGGAATACCGTTTCGATGCTGCAGAAATCAAGATGGTGGTATCCTACGACGAGCCCTCCCTCCAGAAGGAAGTGGAGACCGCCAAGTCCAAGTGCTCCTCCGTAGAAAAGCTTGTGACTATCGGCCAGGCCCGTCAAGGCTGGATCAGCTTCTACGACGACTACGAAATCATGTCTCCGGAATTTCCCCGTCCGGTCGGCGAAGAAGCTACCAAGAATGACGACATCATGCTGGTCTATTTTACCAGCGGAACTTCCAGCAACCCCAAGATGGTGGCCCACACCTTTACTTACCCGTTGGGACACATCAATACCGCACGTTTCTGGCAGCACGTCGTAGATGGCGGACGTCACCTGAGTATTGCAGAAACCGGCTGGGCAAAGGCCATGTGGGGCAAGATCTACGGTCAGTGGATTGCAGGTTCCGCAGTCTTTGTATACGACATGAAGGTGTTCATCCCCGGCAAGATGCTGGAAAAGATGGCAGAATACAAGATTACCACATTCTGCGCACCTCCTACCGCCTACCGCTACTTGCTGCAGCAGGATTTGAGCAAGTACGACCTGTCTAGCCTCACCTACTGCGTTACCGCAGGCGAAGCTCTCAGTTCCGACATTTTCAATAGGTGGCTCGAAAAGACCGGCCATAAACTTCGCGAAGGTTACGGTCAGACCGAATCCACCCTCATTACCGGCAACTACGAATGGATGGAAGCCAAGCCCGGTTCCATGGGCCGCCCCTCCCCCGGCTATAACCTGGACATCATCAACCCCGACGGAACTTCCTGCGGCGTTGAAGAAGTGGGCGAAATCATCATCCGCATCGATGGCGGCAAGCCCTTCGGCCTGTTCGGCGGCTACTACCGCGATCCGGAACGTACCGAGAAGGTTTTCGAAGGTGGTGTTTACCACACCGGCGATACCGCCTGGAAGGACAAGGATGGTTACTTCTGGTTCGTGGGACGTACCGACGACCTGATCAAGACCTCTGGCTACCGCGTAAGTCCCTTTGAAGTGGAAGAAGTTCTCCATCAGCATCCTGCCGTTATGGAAGTGGCTGTGACTGGCGTAGAAGACGCAGCCCGCGGCCAGGCCGTTAAGGCAACCATCGTGCTCCACAAGGGTTACGAGGCTTCCAAGGAACTGGCCAAGGAAATCCAGCTGTTCACAAAGAAGGTGGCTGCTGCTTACAAGAGCCCCCGCTACATCGACTTCGTTTCTGAACTGCCCAAGACCATCAGCGGCAAGATCCGTCGCGCCACTATCCGCGACAACGACAAGGAAAAGGCAACGACAGAAGCAAAGTCCGAAGCTAACGGAGCCGAAAAGTAA
- the fabF gene encoding beta-ketoacyl-ACP synthase II translates to MNRRRVVITGMGAVTPVGKNVNDLWKAIEEGKCGVGPITLFDATNCPVKIAAEVKEFKPEEHGIDPKEARRMARFTQFLLAAANEAVADSKLTEEILHADTTGVIAGSGLGGMDILDSTFNQYVDGNKRRVSPLAMAELIPNEAAANVTIALGINGCAWTIATACASGTDAIGVALDAVRSGRLDVCLAGGSESGITDYSIKAFAGMHALTDKFNDCPEKASRPFDKDRSGFIMGEGGAVLVLEELEHAKARGAKIYAELAGYGASADNYHITSPRPDGSICAKAFERAMKDAGVTPEDIDYYNAHGTSTHLNDLTETAMLKIALGEKRAREIKVSSTKSMTGHCVGAAGVCEAIITTLAVCNSFYPATINYETPDPECDLDYVPNVGVKGNIDCAASASLGFGGHNGIVIIKKFEE, encoded by the coding sequence ATGAACAGAAGAAGAGTTGTGATTACCGGTATGGGTGCTGTTACACCCGTTGGCAAGAACGTTAATGACCTGTGGAAGGCCATCGAAGAAGGCAAGTGCGGCGTAGGCCCCATCACCTTGTTCGACGCCACCAACTGCCCCGTCAAGATTGCCGCAGAAGTCAAGGAATTCAAGCCCGAAGAACACGGGATCGACCCTAAGGAAGCCCGCCGCATGGCCCGCTTCACCCAGTTCCTGCTGGCTGCCGCCAACGAAGCAGTCGCCGACTCCAAGCTCACCGAAGAAATCCTCCACGCAGATACCACCGGTGTCATCGCAGGTAGCGGTCTCGGCGGCATGGACATTCTCGACAGCACCTTCAACCAGTATGTAGATGGCAACAAGCGCCGCGTTTCTCCGCTGGCTATGGCCGAACTGATTCCCAACGAAGCCGCAGCCAACGTGACCATCGCCCTGGGCATTAACGGTTGCGCCTGGACTATTGCAACTGCTTGCGCTTCCGGTACCGACGCTATCGGCGTTGCCCTGGATGCAGTCCGCTCCGGTCGTCTGGACGTCTGCCTTGCCGGTGGTTCCGAAAGCGGTATTACCGACTACTCCATCAAGGCCTTCGCCGGCATGCACGCCCTCACCGACAAGTTCAACGACTGCCCCGAAAAGGCTAGCCGCCCCTTCGACAAGGACCGTTCCGGCTTTATCATGGGTGAAGGCGGCGCCGTTCTCGTTCTCGAAGAACTGGAACACGCAAAGGCCCGCGGCGCCAAGATCTACGCCGAACTGGCTGGCTACGGCGCTTCTGCCGACAACTACCACATTACCAGCCCCCGCCCCGATGGTTCCATCTGCGCCAAGGCTTTCGAACGCGCCATGAAGGACGCTGGCGTTACTCCCGAAGATATCGACTACTACAACGCCCACGGTACTTCTACCCACCTGAACGACCTGACTGAAACCGCCATGCTGAAGATTGCCCTGGGCGAAAAGCGCGCCCGCGAAATCAAGGTGTCCAGCACCAAGAGCATGACCGGTCACTGCGTAGGTGCCGCCGGTGTCTGCGAAGCCATCATTACCACCCTGGCTGTTTGCAACTCCTTCTACCCCGCCACCATCAACTACGAAACTCCGGATCCGGAATGCGACCTGGACTACGTTCCCAATGTTGGCGTCAAGGGCAACATCGACTGTGCAGCCTCTGCCTCCCTGGGCTTCGGCGGTCACAACGGTATCGTGATTATTAAGAAGTTCGAAGAATAA